The following proteins come from a genomic window of Cryomorphaceae bacterium 1068:
- a CDS encoding nucleotide sugar dehydrogenase, translated as MYNSLLNKEKKMAVIGLGYVGLPIALEFARKVSVIGFDINPDRVALMNNGIDPSNELESSDFEGCDITFTADAEDLKEASFFIVAVPTPIDIGNKPDLTPVLAASKTVANAISKGDYVVYESTVYPGCTEEDCVPVIEEISGLKSVEDFKVGYSPERINPGDKEHTLRSIVKVSAGCDAESAEIIAKVYELVVDAGVHRASSIRVAEAAKIIENTQRDVNIALINELSIIFNRMGINTYEVLEAAGTKWNFLNFRPGLVGGHCIGVDPYYLTHKAEKLGYHAQIINSGRFVNDSMGAYVAKQTVKKIISKGKHIQNAKVLVMGATFKENVSDIRNSKVVDTVKELESFGVKVDVIDPHASPEEVKDEYGYDLAPKPNPKYDGVIVAVNHSEYDNLPESYFEEIIDADGVFVDLKGIYRGKINKFLYWSL; from the coding sequence ATGTACAATTCCCTCTTAAACAAAGAGAAGAAAATGGCGGTCATTGGCCTCGGTTACGTGGGTCTTCCCATAGCCTTGGAATTCGCCAGAAAAGTTTCCGTAATTGGTTTCGATATCAACCCCGATCGGGTTGCATTGATGAATAATGGAATAGATCCAAGCAATGAATTGGAGTCATCTGATTTTGAAGGTTGTGACATAACCTTCACTGCCGATGCAGAAGATTTGAAGGAGGCTTCCTTTTTTATCGTAGCAGTGCCTACTCCAATCGATATTGGAAATAAGCCTGATTTGACTCCTGTATTGGCTGCGTCCAAAACGGTTGCTAACGCCATATCAAAAGGCGATTATGTTGTTTACGAGAGTACTGTCTATCCTGGTTGTACCGAGGAAGATTGTGTTCCTGTGATCGAAGAGATCAGTGGCTTAAAATCTGTGGAAGACTTTAAGGTAGGCTACAGCCCTGAAAGGATTAATCCGGGAGACAAGGAGCACACTCTTCGCAGTATTGTTAAGGTTTCTGCAGGCTGCGACGCTGAATCGGCTGAAATCATTGCCAAGGTTTACGAATTGGTAGTTGACGCAGGAGTGCACCGTGCAAGCTCCATTCGAGTTGCTGAAGCAGCCAAGATTATTGAGAATACGCAACGAGATGTAAATATTGCTTTGATCAACGAGCTTTCGATTATTTTCAATAGGATGGGAATCAACACCTACGAAGTGTTGGAAGCTGCAGGGACTAAATGGAATTTCTTGAATTTCCGTCCGGGATTGGTAGGCGGTCACTGCATTGGTGTCGACCCGTACTACCTCACACATAAAGCGGAGAAACTAGGATACCACGCGCAGATCATCAACTCAGGTCGATTTGTGAATGACTCGATGGGAGCTTACGTGGCGAAACAAACCGTGAAGAAGATCATCTCAAAAGGAAAGCATATCCAAAACGCCAAAGTGCTGGTTATGGGCGCTACTTTCAAAGAGAATGTGAGCGATATTCGTAACTCTAAGGTGGTAGATACAGTGAAAGAGTTAGAGTCTTTTGGTGTGAAGGTGGACGTTATAGACCCTCATGCCTCTCCTGAAGAGGTGAAGGATGAGTATGGGTATGATTTGGCTCCAAAGCCCAATCCTAAATACGATGGAGTAATCGTAGCGGTAAATCACTCTGAATACGATAATCTCCCCGAGAGTTACTTCGAGGAGATTATCGATGCGGATGGTGTATTCGTTGACCTAAAAGGAATCTACCGAGGGAAGATTAATAAGTTTCTTTACTGGAGTTTATAA
- the fabD gene encoding ACP S-malonyltransferase — translation MKAYVFPGQGSQFPGMAKELYEQSEEAKALFEQANEILEFRITDIMFGGTQDDLKETKVTQPAIFLHSVILAKMLGDKFQPDMVAGHSLGEFSALTAAGALSFEAGLKLVAQRANAMQKATEQTKGTMAAILALDDEVVEKLCAEIDGIVVPANYNCPGQLVISGELDAVQKACDALSAAGARRAMILPVGGAFHSPLMEPARADLASAIESTEIKSPSCPVYQNVSAEPVTDPATIKANLVAQLTAPVRWTQTMQNMIANGATATIEVGPGKVLQGLFKKVDRGFETSSAEL, via the coding sequence ATGAAAGCATACGTTTTTCCAGGTCAAGGATCACAGTTTCCGGGAATGGCCAAAGAACTCTACGAGCAGTCTGAAGAAGCTAAAGCGCTTTTTGAACAAGCAAACGAAATTCTCGAGTTCCGAATCACAGACATTATGTTTGGAGGTACCCAAGATGACTTGAAAGAGACTAAAGTAACCCAACCCGCTATCTTTTTACACAGCGTTATTTTGGCTAAGATGCTTGGAGATAAATTTCAACCGGACATGGTCGCGGGGCACAGTCTCGGTGAGTTTTCTGCATTGACCGCAGCAGGTGCTTTGAGTTTTGAGGCTGGCTTGAAGTTGGTGGCCCAACGTGCCAATGCCATGCAAAAGGCTACCGAGCAAACAAAGGGAACAATGGCAGCCATATTAGCCTTGGACGACGAAGTAGTGGAGAAGCTTTGTGCAGAAATTGATGGTATAGTCGTTCCGGCCAACTACAATTGCCCTGGCCAATTGGTGATCAGTGGAGAGCTGGACGCTGTCCAAAAAGCCTGTGATGCTCTTTCGGCAGCAGGTGCCCGACGAGCTATGATTTTACCCGTAGGTGGTGCATTCCATTCGCCACTTATGGAACCGGCCAGAGCCGATTTAGCCTCAGCCATAGAATCGACTGAGATTAAATCACCGTCCTGCCCGGTTTACCAGAATGTATCTGCAGAACCTGTGACTGATCCCGCCACGATCAAAGCAAACTTGGTCGCACAGCTTACCGCTCCTGTGCGTTGGACGCAAACCATGCAAAACATGATTGCAAACGGAGCTACCGCTACAATTGAAGTGGGCCCTGGAAAAGTTCTTCAGGGACTCTTTAAGAAAGTAGATCGAGGTTTTGAAACGTCTTCTGCTGAATTATAA
- a CDS encoding Bax inhibitor-1/YccA family protein — MEENNNMMFGRDGGQHSAQVDSGALAKNFVSNVMTYMTAALAITGVMAYWFGTNEDLMRLLYNAEGTGRSLLGWIAMLGPLGLVLLMGFRFQKMSSTGMLTTMIIFSLLMGISLSSIFAVYSASSITMTFLITSATFGIMAVLGYTTSTDLTKFGSIMMMGLIGIIIAMVVNWFMQSAALDYIISAVGVLIFTGLTAYDMQKLKQIGMQVDSGTDEGNKYALMGALTLYLDFINLFLFLLRFLGNRD, encoded by the coding sequence ATGGAAGAGAATAATAATATGATGTTTGGCCGCGATGGCGGGCAACATTCAGCACAAGTGGACTCCGGCGCATTGGCCAAAAATTTTGTGAGCAATGTCATGACTTACATGACTGCCGCATTAGCCATCACAGGAGTAATGGCCTATTGGTTTGGAACCAATGAAGACTTAATGAGATTGCTCTATAATGCTGAGGGAACGGGTCGTTCTCTCCTCGGTTGGATAGCGATGCTCGGACCACTTGGACTCGTTTTGCTCATGGGCTTTCGCTTTCAAAAAATGTCCAGCACAGGAATGCTGACTACCATGATTATCTTTAGCCTGCTGATGGGGATAAGCTTGAGCTCAATTTTTGCAGTTTATTCTGCATCGAGCATTACCATGACATTCCTTATTACTTCCGCCACTTTCGGAATCATGGCTGTGCTCGGCTACACTACAAGCACCGACCTCACCAAGTTTGGCTCGATCATGATGATGGGATTGATCGGAATTATCATAGCCATGGTAGTCAATTGGTTTATGCAAAGTGCTGCACTTGATTACATCATCAGTGCCGTCGGTGTCTTAATTTTCACAGGACTCACAGCATATGATATGCAGAAGCTTAAACAAATCGGAATGCAAGTTGACTCAGGAACCGATGAAGGAAATAAATATGCTCTTATGGGTGCATTAACTCTTTACCTCGATTTCATCAATCTCTTTTTGTTTCTCCTTCGCTTCTTGGGAAATAGAGATTAA
- a CDS encoding SDR family oxidoreductase, whose translation MKKRVLITGAAGFLGSHLCDRFIAEGYEVMAMDNLITGDLRNIEHLFPEKDFTFYHHDVSNFVHVPGELDYILHFASPASPIDYLKIPIQTLKVGSLGTHNLLGLAKAKGARILVASTSEVYGDPEVHPQKESYYGNVNPIGPRGVYDEAKRFQEAITMAYHRFHGLETRIIRIFNTYGPRMRLNDGRVLPAFIGQALRGEDFTVFGDGSQTRSFCYVDDLVEGIYRLLLSDYAEPVNIGNPDEITIKSFAEEIVELTGAKTKIIYKDLPHDDPKKRRPDISVAKAILDWEPQVERYDGLERTLAYFKTLSEDDLYKKDHKHFDNYIRR comes from the coding sequence ATGAAGAAGAGAGTATTAATCACCGGAGCTGCGGGGTTTTTAGGCTCTCACCTTTGCGATCGCTTTATAGCCGAAGGCTACGAAGTTATGGCGATGGATAACCTGATAACGGGAGATCTCAGAAACATCGAGCATCTTTTTCCCGAAAAGGATTTCACCTTCTACCACCACGACGTAAGTAATTTCGTTCATGTGCCCGGAGAGTTGGACTACATCCTGCATTTTGCTTCGCCTGCCAGCCCGATTGATTACTTGAAAATCCCTATCCAAACATTGAAAGTGGGTTCCTTAGGAACACACAATCTTTTGGGTTTGGCCAAAGCCAAAGGAGCACGAATCCTAGTAGCTAGCACGAGTGAAGTTTATGGTGATCCTGAGGTGCACCCTCAGAAAGAATCTTATTATGGGAATGTTAATCCCATAGGACCTCGCGGGGTCTACGACGAGGCGAAACGCTTCCAAGAAGCGATAACCATGGCTTATCACCGTTTTCACGGATTGGAGACGCGTATCATCAGAATCTTTAATACGTATGGTCCTCGAATGCGATTGAACGATGGCCGTGTATTGCCAGCCTTTATTGGGCAGGCATTGAGAGGTGAAGATTTTACCGTTTTTGGCGATGGATCTCAGACTCGTTCATTCTGTTACGTAGATGATTTGGTCGAAGGGATTTATAGATTGCTTCTTTCAGATTATGCCGAACCCGTAAACATTGGGAATCCTGATGAAATTACGATCAAGTCTTTTGCTGAAGAGATTGTAGAATTGACGGGAGCCAAAACTAAAATCATCTATAAAGATCTACCTCACGATGATCCCAAGAAGCGTCGTCCTGATATTTCAGTGGCAAAGGCAATCCTTGATTGGGAGCCGCAAGTAGAGCGGTACGATGGTTTGGAAAGAACATTGGCCTATTTCAAAACATTGAGCGAGGATGATCTTTACAAGAAGGATCACAAACATTTCGATAATTACATTCGTCGATAA
- a CDS encoding acyltransferase, translated as MSFQAHETAVVDEGCEIGEGTRIWHFSHIMPNCKIGEKCNIGQNVVISPEVILGRNVKVQNNVSIYTGVICEDDVFLGPSMVFTNVTNPRSAVIRRDQYAKTVVKKGASIGANATIVCGNDIGEYAFIGAGAVVTKTVAPFALVIGNPAKQLGWISEFGHRLEFDSKGSAICPESGDKYILEDGKVRKQ; from the coding sequence ATGAGTTTTCAAGCACATGAAACGGCAGTTGTTGATGAGGGCTGCGAAATAGGTGAAGGCACAAGGATTTGGCATTTCTCGCACATCATGCCCAATTGCAAGATTGGAGAAAAGTGCAATATAGGCCAGAATGTAGTCATCTCTCCTGAAGTGATTTTGGGTAGAAATGTGAAAGTCCAAAACAACGTTTCCATCTATACTGGTGTCATCTGCGAAGATGATGTCTTTTTAGGGCCGTCAATGGTTTTTACCAATGTCACGAATCCACGAAGTGCTGTCATCAGAAGAGATCAATACGCCAAAACAGTTGTGAAAAAAGGTGCTAGTATTGGCGCTAATGCTACCATTGTTTGCGGAAATGATATTGGTGAATATGCTTTTATCGGGGCGGGTGCAGTAGTTACCAAAACGGTGGCTCCCTTTGCATTGGTAATTGGAAATCCTGCCAAGCAATTGGGTTGGATAAGCGAGTTTGGTCATCGACTCGAATTCGATTCAAAGGGTTCGGCCATTTGCCCTGAAAGTGGCGATAAGTATATTCTTGAAGACGGAAAGGTCAGAAAGCAATGA
- a CDS encoding 6-carboxytetrahydropterin synthase produces MPLVYITRRERFNAAHKLWNEEWTEQKNMEVFGKCANQNWHGHNYDLFVTVKGQPHPDTGCVIDLKDLSKILKKTVIDKLDHRNLNLDVPFMKGKMSSTENLAVAIWGEIKTKVESHGCLLHSVRLHETENNFAEYFGE; encoded by the coding sequence ATGCCATTGGTTTACATCACAAGACGAGAGCGATTTAACGCTGCACATAAACTCTGGAATGAGGAATGGACTGAGCAGAAGAACATGGAAGTCTTCGGCAAATGCGCCAACCAGAACTGGCACGGTCACAACTACGACCTTTTTGTGACCGTGAAAGGACAACCACACCCCGATACAGGATGTGTCATCGATTTAAAAGATCTAAGCAAGATTTTGAAAAAAACGGTGATAGACAAACTCGACCACCGTAACTTGAATCTAGATGTGCCTTTTATGAAGGGCAAAATGTCATCTACTGAAAATTTGGCAGTCGCCATTTGGGGCGAAATAAAAACTAAAGTTGAAAGTCACGGCTGCCTACTTCACTCCGTTCGTTTGCACGAAACGGAGAACAATTTTGCCGAATACTTCGGAGAGTAA
- the rfaD gene encoding ADP-glyceromanno-heptose 6-epimerase, with protein MIVVTGAAGFIGSCLISALNEKGYYDLILVDDFSKVEKAFNYEGKRFSQLVERRAFHHWLSENHKLVYFIFHIGARTDTTEFDKSIFDDLNVDYSQKIWKACVDYGIPLVYASSAATYGLGEYGYEDNHDVIEKLEPLNPYGESKNEFDKWALKQDKKPYFWAGLKFFNVYGPNEYHKGRMASVIFHAFNQIKKNGEVKLFRSHNPEYKDGEQLRDFIYVKDLVNVCLFLMKHRKNSGLYNLGTGTARTFLDLAKATFSALNLEPNISFIDTPADIRDKYQYFTEANMAKLIGIGYDKEFTSLENGVKDYVQNYLSEESYY; from the coding sequence ATGATTGTTGTAACGGGTGCTGCGGGTTTTATCGGGAGCTGTTTAATAAGTGCGCTCAATGAAAAGGGCTACTACGATTTAATTTTGGTGGATGACTTTTCAAAAGTTGAAAAAGCATTCAATTATGAAGGAAAGAGGTTTTCTCAGCTGGTGGAGCGAAGAGCATTTCACCATTGGCTAAGCGAGAATCACAAGTTAGTCTACTTCATTTTTCATATCGGTGCCCGCACGGATACCACAGAATTTGACAAATCGATATTCGACGATTTGAATGTGGACTATTCTCAAAAGATTTGGAAAGCTTGTGTGGATTATGGAATCCCCTTGGTTTATGCTAGCTCAGCAGCTACGTATGGCCTGGGAGAGTATGGCTACGAAGACAATCATGATGTAATAGAAAAGCTAGAGCCACTCAATCCTTACGGAGAATCAAAAAACGAATTTGACAAGTGGGCGCTTAAACAAGACAAGAAGCCCTATTTCTGGGCGGGTCTCAAATTCTTTAATGTTTATGGTCCCAACGAATACCACAAAGGAAGAATGGCTTCGGTCATTTTTCACGCCTTTAATCAAATTAAGAAAAACGGAGAGGTAAAGTTGTTTCGATCTCATAATCCTGAGTACAAGGATGGTGAGCAGTTGCGCGACTTCATCTATGTCAAAGACTTAGTTAATGTTTGCCTTTTTTTAATGAAACATAGGAAAAACTCGGGACTCTACAATTTGGGAACGGGGACTGCCAGAACTTTCTTGGATTTAGCAAAAGCTACTTTTTCCGCCTTGAACCTTGAGCCAAACATTTCATTCATCGATACTCCCGCTGATATAAGAGACAAGTACCAGTATTTCACTGAGGCCAATATGGCAAAGCTGATCGGCATTGGTTATGACAAAGAGTTCACCTCATTGGAAAATGGAGTGAAAGATTATGTGCAGAATTATTTGAGTGAGGAGTCTTACTACTAG
- a CDS encoding Gfo/Idh/MocA family oxidoreductase has translation MNQQKVKFAIVGYGHIGKRHAEMIRRNDEAELVAVVDNASPAECGAEGIEESFFSTMEAMFKAHPEIDVVNICTPNGLHASQSLKALNEKKHVVCEKPMGLSKANCEEVIFKALQVSRHVFCVMQNRYSPPSAWLKEMIENKRLGEIFLVDIDCYWNRDERYYKKEGWKGRADLDGGTLFTQFSHFIDIMYWLFGDIENIEGRFADFNHKGLTDFEDSGLVTFDFINGGKCSLNYSTSVWGKNLGSSITVIGSKGSVKVGGQYMNEVEVCNVEGYEMPELSESSPANDYGAYKGSAANHHFVIENVVDTILNRNVATTNALEGLKVVDIIERIYKVRDKNNS, from the coding sequence ATGAATCAACAAAAAGTAAAGTTTGCTATAGTAGGTTACGGCCACATCGGAAAGCGCCATGCGGAAATGATCCGACGAAATGACGAAGCGGAATTGGTCGCAGTAGTTGATAACGCCTCTCCTGCTGAATGCGGAGCGGAGGGGATCGAAGAGTCTTTTTTCTCCACTATGGAGGCAATGTTCAAAGCCCATCCTGAAATCGATGTGGTGAATATTTGTACTCCCAATGGACTGCACGCCTCTCAGTCGTTAAAGGCTTTGAATGAAAAGAAGCACGTAGTTTGTGAAAAGCCAATGGGCTTGTCGAAAGCGAATTGTGAAGAGGTGATCTTCAAGGCACTTCAGGTGAGTAGACACGTTTTTTGCGTCATGCAAAATCGTTATTCTCCTCCTTCGGCTTGGTTGAAAGAGATGATTGAGAATAAGCGTTTGGGTGAGATCTTCTTGGTGGACATCGACTGCTACTGGAACCGCGATGAGCGGTACTACAAGAAGGAAGGCTGGAAGGGAAGAGCCGATCTTGATGGGGGAACACTGTTTACCCAATTTTCTCACTTCATCGATATCATGTACTGGTTGTTTGGAGATATCGAGAACATTGAAGGTCGTTTTGCCGACTTCAATCATAAGGGTTTAACCGATTTTGAAGACAGTGGTTTGGTGACTTTTGACTTCATTAACGGAGGTAAGTGCTCCTTGAATTACTCGACCTCTGTTTGGGGCAAAAACTTAGGGAGCAGCATAACCGTGATAGGCAGCAAAGGAAGCGTGAAGGTTGGCGGTCAATACATGAATGAAGTTGAGGTTTGCAATGTAGAAGGCTATGAGATGCCTGAGCTTAGCGAGTCTAGTCCCGCCAATGATTATGGCGCTTATAAAGGAAGTGCTGCCAATCACCACTTCGTAATTGAAAACGTGGTTGACACTATTTTGAATAGAAATGTGGCCACTACCAATGCCCTCGAAGGTTTAAAGGTGGTAGACATCATCGAAAGAATTTACAAAGTAAGAGACAAGAATAATTCCTGA
- a CDS encoding MerR family transcriptional regulator has product MPYREKEIEKLYYSIGEVSKMFDVNTSLIRFWEKEFDIIKPKKNKKGNRLFTKDDVENFRIIFHLVKERGYTLQGAKDKLKDNKNDVADTVEMVKRLENVKAFLLELKKSL; this is encoded by the coding sequence ATGCCATACCGCGAAAAAGAAATTGAAAAGCTCTACTACAGTATAGGCGAGGTATCGAAAATGTTTGATGTCAATACATCCTTGATCCGATTTTGGGAAAAGGAATTCGATATCATCAAACCAAAAAAGAACAAGAAGGGAAACCGACTCTTCACCAAAGATGATGTGGAGAATTTCCGAATCATCTTCCACTTGGTAAAGGAGCGCGGCTACACACTACAAGGGGCTAAAGACAAGCTTAAAGACAATAAAAACGACGTGGCGGATACTGTTGAAATGGTCAAGCGACTCGAGAATGTAAAGGCTTTTTTGCTAGAGCTTAAAAAGAGCCTTTGA
- the folE gene encoding GTP cyclohydrolase I FolE has protein sequence MEGSQQSQKEKELNNLESLFGKVLDNLGGERDRQGLENTPLRVAKAMQFLTKGYDQDPAAIIRSAMFDEEYSQMVLVKDIEVYSLCEHHMLPFFGKAHVAYIPNGRIVGLSKIPRIVDVFARRLQVQERLTNQIMECLQETLDPVGVAVVIEAQHMCMQMRGVQKQNSVTTTSAFHGEFLEETTRQEFVNLISAKLH, from the coding sequence ATGGAAGGTTCACAACAAAGTCAGAAGGAAAAAGAGCTCAATAATTTAGAGTCACTATTTGGGAAGGTGTTGGACAATCTCGGAGGAGAAAGAGATCGCCAAGGCTTGGAAAACACTCCTTTGAGAGTAGCCAAAGCCATGCAGTTCTTAACTAAAGGCTATGACCAAGACCCTGCGGCTATCATTCGATCAGCCATGTTTGATGAAGAGTACAGCCAGATGGTCTTGGTGAAAGACATCGAAGTTTACAGCCTTTGCGAGCACCATATGTTGCCTTTTTTTGGAAAGGCTCATGTGGCCTATATTCCAAATGGAAGAATTGTAGGATTGAGTAAAATACCTCGAATCGTGGACGTATTTGCACGAAGATTGCAAGTACAAGAGCGACTGACGAATCAAATAATGGAATGTCTTCAAGAAACGCTGGACCCTGTTGGAGTTGCCGTAGTAATAGAAGCTCAGCACATGTGCATGCAAATGCGCGGAGTTCAAAAGCAAAACTCCGTCACTACGACTTCTGCATTTCACGGAGAATTCTTGGAGGAGACAACTCGTCAGGAATTTGTTAATTTGATATCAGCAAAACTTCATTAA
- a CDS encoding M23 family metallopeptidase — protein sequence MAKIKYKYNPSTLNYEKIQLTFKDRLKKGLTYFVVGLFFALIIVFFAYTFIDSPKELTLKRELAQMQARYELLNKDLDNVEAVLSDIERRDDNIYRQILESEPIPQSVREAGVGGVNRYTYLEGYSNSDLVIDTRKRLDKLKKRLYVQSKSFDEVVELAKNKEKMLASIPAVQPVPNKNLKRVASGYGYRVHPIYKVRKMHWGMDFSAPTGTEIFATGDGVIKKVVNSRRGYGKHVIIDHGYGYETLYAHMSKIDVRRGQKVKRGDIIGLVGNTGTSNGPHLHYEVVKDGKKINPANFYFNDLTPEEYDLMIELSSSVNQSFD from the coding sequence ATGGCAAAAATAAAATACAAGTACAATCCAAGTACGCTCAACTACGAAAAAATCCAGCTGACCTTCAAAGATCGGCTTAAGAAAGGGTTAACCTACTTCGTTGTTGGATTATTTTTTGCATTGATCATTGTATTTTTTGCTTACACCTTTATTGACTCTCCTAAAGAGCTGACGCTAAAACGAGAACTTGCCCAAATGCAGGCTCGCTACGAATTACTGAATAAAGATCTGGACAATGTGGAAGCAGTGCTTTCTGACATTGAAAGGAGAGACGACAACATCTATCGACAAATTTTGGAATCGGAACCGATTCCTCAATCGGTCAGGGAAGCAGGTGTAGGTGGTGTGAATCGCTACACTTATCTGGAGGGGTACAGCAATTCCGACTTGGTGATTGATACCAGAAAAAGGCTTGACAAACTAAAAAAACGCCTTTACGTGCAGTCGAAGTCCTTTGACGAAGTGGTAGAACTCGCTAAGAATAAGGAGAAGATGTTGGCCTCAATTCCCGCAGTACAACCCGTTCCCAATAAAAATTTAAAGAGAGTGGCTAGTGGCTATGGTTACCGCGTTCACCCTATCTACAAGGTTCGCAAGATGCATTGGGGGATGGACTTTTCCGCACCTACAGGCACTGAGATTTTCGCAACAGGCGACGGGGTGATTAAAAAAGTAGTAAACAGCCGTCGCGGATATGGAAAACATGTCATAATAGACCACGGTTATGGCTACGAAACGCTCTATGCCCACATGAGTAAGATAGATGTGCGACGCGGACAGAAAGTAAAAAGGGGAGATATTATTGGCTTAGTAGGGAATACAGGCACTAGTAATGGCCCTCACCTTCACTACGAAGTAGTGAAGGATGGTAAAAAAATTAACCCGGCTAACTTCTATTTTAATGACTTGACACCCGAGGAATATGATCTAATGATCGAACTCTCTTCCAGTGTAAACCAATCCTTCGACTGA
- a CDS encoding UDP-glucose/GDP-mannose dehydrogenase family protein encodes MNIAVVGTGYVGLVTGTCFADTGNDVICVDIDEKKVERMQNGEVPIYEPYLDTVFERNIRQDRLRFTTDLKDAVSKSSIIFLALPTPPGEDGSADLSYVLGVAEELGKIIDDYKVIIDKSTVPVGTAELVHAAVAKNAKVDFDVVSNPEFLREGFAVEDFMKPDRVVIGTSSERAAKVMTDLYKPFVRQGNPLIVMDEKSAELTKYAANAFLATKITFMNEIANFCELVGADVDKVRAGIGTDARIGKRFLFPGIGYGGSCFPKDVQALVRSGNESGYHFEILDSVLKVNDRQKLSLIHKVKEYYGDNLEGKTFALWGLAFKPDTDDIREAPALYMIRELLLAKAKVVAFDPEAMDNVKLLHGDTIEYADNMYQALENADALLIATEWGVFRSPDFNKVSDRLNEKVIFDGRNLFEPGQMKELGYHYESIGREKIIA; translated from the coding sequence ATGAATATTGCAGTCGTTGGAACAGGCTATGTAGGCCTCGTTACCGGAACTTGCTTCGCTGACACGGGAAATGACGTGATCTGCGTAGACATTGACGAGAAAAAAGTCGAAAGAATGCAAAACGGCGAGGTGCCGATTTACGAGCCTTATCTCGATACCGTTTTCGAAAGAAATATCCGTCAAGATCGCTTGCGTTTTACGACCGATCTTAAAGATGCAGTGTCGAAATCAAGCATTATCTTCTTGGCTTTGCCAACTCCTCCCGGTGAAGATGGATCTGCCGATCTTTCCTACGTTCTTGGTGTGGCCGAGGAGCTTGGTAAAATTATAGATGATTACAAGGTCATCATTGATAAAAGTACAGTTCCCGTTGGTACGGCGGAGTTGGTCCATGCGGCTGTTGCCAAAAATGCTAAAGTTGATTTCGATGTGGTTTCCAACCCCGAATTCCTTCGCGAAGGCTTTGCTGTTGAAGATTTTATGAAACCTGACCGCGTGGTAATCGGAACCTCTTCGGAGCGTGCGGCCAAGGTGATGACAGACCTATACAAGCCATTTGTTCGTCAGGGCAATCCCTTGATCGTGATGGACGAAAAATCGGCTGAATTGACGAAATATGCTGCAAATGCATTCTTGGCTACCAAGATTACTTTCATGAATGAGATTGCCAACTTTTGCGAGTTGGTGGGTGCAGATGTGGACAAAGTTCGCGCGGGTATCGGAACAGACGCTCGAATAGGAAAGCGTTTCCTTTTCCCGGGAATCGGATACGGCGGAAGCTGTTTCCCAAAAGATGTCCAAGCATTGGTTCGAAGTGGAAACGAATCGGGTTACCATTTTGAAATACTGGATTCAGTTCTAAAGGTTAACGACCGTCAAAAGCTTTCCTTGATTCACAAGGTGAAGGAGTACTACGGCGATAATTTGGAGGGAAAAACATTTGCTCTTTGGGGCTTGGCATTCAAGCCTGATACGGATGATATCAGAGAAGCGCCGGCTCTCTATATGATCAGAGAACTCCTTTTGGCAAAAGCCAAAGTTGTGGCCTTTGATCCCGAAGCAATGGACAATGTGAAGTTGCTACACGGAGACACAATCGAGTATGCTGACAATATGTACCAAGCGCTTGAAAATGCGGATGCCTTATTGATCGCAACAGAGTGGGGAGTTTTTAGAAGTCCTGACTTTAATAAAGTAAGCGATAGACTAAATGAGAAGGTGATTTTTGATGGAAGAAACCTCTTTGAGCCAGGTCAAATGAAAGAATTGGGCTACCATTATGAGAGCATTGGTAGAGAAAAAATAATAGCATGA